CAGACAGTTTATCGGTTGAACTCAGTTCAGAACATCAAAATATCCTAGGCATTTGGACCAACTGCGCAACAAATCATAATGGAGTTATAATGACAGCAAACGTTTGTAAAACAATAGAATTTAAAACTGACAATTCAGGTAGTGTAATGTATCCTTCGCAAGAAATACGAACATTTAGTTGGGCTTTCACAGACGATATACTTACTGTGAATTTAACAGATGACAAAATGGAAAGTTACAGAACTCTTTCAGAGAGCCCATTTCAAATCCAATTAACAGAAGACAGTTTGGGTTTCGATTTAGAATTAAAATCTAAGAATGAAAATAAGATCTATTATCTAGGACGACAGAAATAGATATGATGAAAGAAAAAACTGCCACTAATCGAGTAGACGGCTCCGACTAATATAGCCGGAGTGCGCCTCTCACACCACCGCACGTACGCAACTACGTTAGTCCTTTCGTCTCCATTGCTACTAGCAATAGCACTCAGGAACTCATACGGTATTAAGAATTGATACTATTGCTTCTTATGATAAACATGTACGACACTCGTTACAAACGAGCGCTAACGGAGGCAAACAACATTCACAGGTAATTGTAATGACTAATAATTATGTATAAAAAAACAATAACTATAATAATATTAATATTTTTAATTGAATCTTGTAAGACAAAAGATATTGTTTTTACAGACAACCATCAGGCAATTTTTGTTTTAGCAAACAAGAATAATGGTAATTATTTTTCGAAAAATAAATTTGAAAGTCATAAAACTCAAAAAAAACAAAGTTACTTATATACTTATTATTTTTCTGATAATTCTAATAAGATACAGTTAGTATACAAAGAATATGAAAGCTTTGATGATTTTGAAATGAACAACTCAACTCCATATTTTAATGTTAACATAAGGTTTTTAAAAAACAATAAAACGAACATTTACAACATAAAAAAATTACGAGCAATTGGTTATAAAGAATCACATAAAATATTTAAAAATGCAAAACATATTTTTTTAATAGAAAAAGATTTAAAAAACAGTGAAAATTTAATAATTAAAAAAGTAAGAACGTTTGAAATTGGTGAGATTTAAAAAACTATAAAACATAAATTTCATAATCCAACAACAGCACATTTTGTTTCGTTTTCTAAAGTATATTGTATAGATGCCTTTACAAGGTAAGACTATTTTAATATTCTAATAGAAAGTATAGACTATTGAAAAAAAAGAAAAAGGCATAGAATTATATTGAGTTATGGAGTACTACAGTTATAAAACAAAAAATAGAGTACATCCATAACGCCCCTATTTTTTCTGGTTTTGTTAGTCCCCAATAGATTCGAAATATAGTAGCGCTAAGCATTTTGCAGACGATCATACAGTATTAAGAATTGATACTATTGCTTCTTATGATAACATGACGACACTCGTTACAAACGAGTGATAGCTGGGATTGCAGAATACCAAACAGACTTCCTTCCAGTGTTTGAGTCTAATTAATTAAAACCAATCATCACTTAAAGCATTAATTTCATTTTTAGATTGCTCTAATAAACTATCGACCTTATCCGCATATTGTTGCAAACCAAACGCAGTAATATTTTTAGATGGAATACCCATTAATCCAAAGCAAGCGTTTAATAAAGGTGTTGCAAAATTCATGCTTTTTAATGGCTCGATATTAAAATCACTTCCGCTAGTCATTAGCACTAAAGCTTGTTTATTTTCGCATAGTCCTTTTGGTCCCATTTCGGTTTGTGTAAAAGTAACGCCTGCCTGGATCACAACATCTATCCATGCTTTAACTGTAGCAGGAACAGACATATTAAATATTGGGCTGGCTATAACAATAAAATCAGACTCTAAAACCTGAGCCACCATTGTATCATTGTTTGCTAATAATAACTGCTCTTGATCCGTTAATGTAACACCACCAAAATTACGTTTAACATATAAGTTTAATCTGTCTTCCAATAGTAAATCCGGTGTGTTTTTGGCTAAATTTAGTTCCGTAATTTCTGTTTTACTTTTGTTATTTTCAATAAAATAATCTACAAGTTTTTTTGTATTAGAGTTTTCTCTAGGCGTATAACTTACAACTAATGTCTTTGTCATCTGTTTTGTTTTTAAAATTGAATGAATACTATACTTCAATTTTTATTATTTTCAAAAGTAGCCTATATTTGGTATACTTTATATATCACTATACTAAAGTATACCGCTATACTTTAGTATAGTGACACCGTTACAAGCACATAACATGAAAACAATAAAAAACGACACTACCAGTTATACGCCCACAGAATGTAAAACATTTATCCTACCCGTACGTGATGTGATTGATATTATTGGCGGAAAATGGAGACTACCTATTATTATTGCGCTGTCTTTTAAAAACCATAGATTTAAAGAATTAGAACGCCAAATAGAAGGCATTACTCCTAGAATGTTGTCTAAAGAACTAAAAGATTTAGAAATTAACGGTTTAGTAAACAGAACTGTTTTTAACACCACTCCCGTTGCTGTGGAATACAGCCTAACAGAATACGGTAAATCGTTAGATAAAGTTATCGAAACCATTCGAGAATGGGGTATTACACATCGTGAAAAAATTAAAAACAGCTAATAGTACTTCTGCTTTAAACAAAAAAAACGCCAACCTCACAGTTGGCGTTTTTTATATATAAAAATATACTCTAGTCTAAAGCAGGAATACGCAATACTTGTCCGACATAAATTTTATCTGGATCGGTTAGCAATGGTTTATTAGCTTCAAAAATTTCTGGATACTTCATAGCATTACCATAATATTTTTTAGCAATCTTACCCAAAGTGTCTCCGTTTATCACGGCATGAAACTGCGCTTCTGGTATAACTACTGCTGCTACTGCCACCGTCATTTTATCGTCCACTGTTGCAATACCATCGCTATTACCTACTAAAAGCACCACTTTTTCTTTAGTTGCTTGATCTGCTGCTTCACCAGAAATAGTTGCTGCATCAGCATCTATAAATATAGTTAATCCCTCCACCACTAAATCTAAATCTCTTGCTGTTTCTTCTAGTTTCCTGGCAGCTAATGCTTCTATTTTAACTTCAGCTGCAGCTGCTTCTGCGACTTCTTCTTTATCTGTTTGTCCTAGCCCAAAAACTTTTGCTCCTGCGTTTTTAATAAATGAAAATAATCCCATAATTGTGTTTATTAGTTTAATTGTTACTTAATAATTATAAAGTTAAAACATTAGTTACCCAACGCCAACTTATAGTAACAGCTCTTATGCTAAGTCTTTGTTAAAACACCTGTAGCAACCTTGTTTTAACTAAAAATAAAAAACCGTTTAAAGCATATGCCTTAAACGGTTTTTACAAACTAATTAACTAACTTTTTATGTTCTAGAATTGTCTCTAGCATTATCCTTTTTCTCTGTGTGTTGTACACGCTTTTTAAGCCCAGATGCTTTAGATTTATTGGTTTCTGTACCAACCCTTAAATATTCGATATAACCTCTTCCTGTAAACTCGTATACTGTTCCAGAACTTGGGTGATATAACTCGATACGTTGATCATTAAGTATACTTAATTCAAATTGTTCGTTATCAAAATAATCGTAATCTAAAACCAATGTTTTTAAATACATGTTTCCACTTACGTTTCCTACGCCATACAATCCTGTATAATCCCAATATAAATTGTTTGGATTAATACCATTTGCATCTTGACTGCTTCGGAACGTATTATCATTTCCTCCAGATAAAAATTGCAAGTAGTTTTCGTTATCAAACTCATTTAAAGCTCCAAAATTACTAGTGTATGTTTTTTCCCAACCCTCATATTCTTGTAAAAAATATTGGATGTTATCGTAAAACACAAAGTCATAATCAAAATTACTACGTTGGTAACCATGTAAAAAATACGAGGTATCTGTAAATGGGTTGTATAATTCTATAGTATTATTGTCTATTTGATAAACATCAAAACTATCATTTCCATCAATATCGTGGTCTACATCTAAGATATTGTCGTAGGCGTTATAATACCCTATTGGGATACCATAACCATTACCCTGACTACCAATCCCTACTAAGTTATTATTCGCGTAAAGCGTCCCATTTCTAAAAGAGACTGTAAATGCGATTTGTAAAAAAGGAGACTCGCCATAACCGATAGTTTCCTCAACCGCAACATACCACAACTCGTTAGAGTTTAATACTTGGTTAATATTTATCAGAATTGGGTCATTATAGCCATTATAGTCATCAACTACAACTTCTGTATAACAAGACGTAAATAATGTTGCTATTAAAGCAAAACCTGTAAGTAGTTTTATAGTCTTCATAATCTGTCGTTTTAAGGATTGATATTTAAGTCTATTTCAAAAGCTGTGCCAAAAACGATATAACATTGATAAATCATTAACATATAACACTAAAATTTTCCGTATTTTTGATATTGATATAACCCCATTTTATGAGTCAACAATTAAAATACGCTGTTTTTGGATCCGGAAGTTGGGCCACTGCAATTGTAAAAATGCTTTGCGAAAACTTAGACGAAGTCGGATGGTACATGCGTAGCGTTTACACCAAAGAGCATTTATTAAAAGAGCAACATAATCCTAGTTATTTAAGTTCTGTCGAGTTTCATTTAGAGCAATTAAAACTAAGTAACGATATTAACGAAATGGCAGAATATGCCGATGTGCTAATTTTTGTAGTCCCATCCGCATTTATACATTCTGAATTACAAAAACTAACCGTAGATATTACTAATAAAACAGTGGTCTCTGCAGTAAAAGGTATTCTTCCAGAAACAGGAATGCTTTTAGGAGAATATTTTCACGACAGCTATAAAATACCTTTCGAGAACATTGCGGTTATCGCAGGACCATGTCACGCAGAAGAGGTAGCGTTAGAGCGTTTATCGTACTTAACCATATCTTGTGCCGATCAGAAAAAAGCACAAGCTATTGCAGATGTATTGTCAAGCGATTATATAAAAACTAAAACTAGCGATGATGTTATTGGTACAGAATATGCCGTAATGCTTAAAAACATTTATGCTATTGCTGCCGGAATCGCACACGGTTTGGGCTACGGAGATAACTTCCAAAGTGTATTAATGAGTAACGCGATCCGAGAAATGAAGCGTTTTATTAAAAAAATGCACAAAATGAAACGTAACATAAATAACTCCGCTTACTTAGGCGATTTATTAGTTACCGGATACTCTACCTTTTCTAGAAACCGTTTATTTGGAAACATGATTGGTAAAGGGTACACTGTAAAATCTGCACAAATGGAAATGAGTATGGTAGCAGAAGGCTATTACGCCACTAAAAGTGCTCATTTATTAAACGAGAAAAACAAAAAGAAAACACGTTTACCAATAGTCGATGCTGTTTATGCTGTACTATACGAAGGTAAAGACGCCAAAAAGGTGTTTCAGAAATTAACAGATAAATTAGATTAAAAAAAGTCCCTTTGTATAAATTATATAAAGGGACTTTTTAATTTTCACATCTATTTGGGCGTTACCTAAAGGTCGCGCTTTACGTTGCAATCTTTTTAATCGTGCCTCATAAAAAGGATTTACACTACAATCGCTAACGCAACTACCAGCCAAAGGTTTTTAACACAATAGTGTAACAAACCTACTATTAAGTTATCCTTATTAAAAGCCATAATTTAACTTTTATTATAACCGTAAATAGTATGAAATTTAAAGCCATCCTTTTAATCATTTTTATAAGTATACTAAGCTGTAAATCCAATAAAGAAGAAAAACTAGACCCTTTTAAAAAAATCACAAAACTAGTAGACACCTACGCTAACCAAACTTTAGAGAAAAACAACATTAACTCTTTAGCGTTTGCTATTTATAAAGACGGAAAACTATATAAAAACTATTATGGCGAAATTGATAAAGGTGCAAACAACAGACCAGACGACAATACATTATATGAAATAGCATCTATAACCAAAGTATTTGCAGGCTCTTTAGCAGCAAAAGCGGTTTTAGAAAAAAAGATTAACCTTAATGATGATATTAGAAAACACCTAAAAGGAGATTATGCTAATTTAGAATTTGAAGGCACACCAATAACCATCAAAAATCTGCTTACACACACCATAGGTTTAAAAAACAAAACACCAAAAAGACTAAAAGAAGTAACAGACAGTGTAAATAATGGTTATTTTAAAAACAAACCATTTTCTTATAACATTAATCACCTTTTAGAAGAACTTAAAACTGTAACAGTAAATAAAAAACCAGGCACCGTTTACGCATACAGCTCTGTTGGACCAGAACTTGTTGCTTATATTTTAGAACAAGTGTACCAAAAACCATATCCTGTTTTATTGCAAGATTTTTTAGACCAATTAGGCATGAAAAACACCTATTTACTAGGTTCTGATTTTGATGAAAACCGAATAGTAAACAGCTATAAAAATGGCAAATTGGCTCCATTAGACAAAAACCCCTTACTTGGTGGAGCAGCTGGACTTATTTCAACACTACCAGATTTAATTACGTTTATGAAGTTTCAACTAGAAAGCGACAACCCTATTGTTAAAGAGTCTGTTAAACAGCTTTTTGAAGACAATGACGATAATCTAGTTGGATACCTATGGGAAGGTTTAGGTGTTGGAGAAGAAGAAGGTTTTTACTATTCTAAAACAGGAACATCAAATGGTACACAAAGCGGACTTTTATTATGTCCAGATAGCGATTATGGTATAATTTTAATTATGAATAGTAACTCTGATGCTGCTTTAAATAATTGGGAAAATTTATTTTTTAGTACAGAAAACGAACTCATTAAATACCCCAAATTAAACAGCGTTGCCTTTTTTGAAAACACTTTATTGCATGACACCAATAATGGCATTAAGCAATTAAGACAACAACTTAGAGATACGACTAATTACTATACAAATAATGATAATTTAAATGCCATAGCATACCAACTTCTTAATAATAAAAAGACCGAAGATGCTCTAAAAATATTTAACCTTCAACTAGAAATGTTTCCAGAGCATTTTAATTCTTACGATAGTTTGGGTGAATTCTATTTTACAACCAAAGATTACACTAAAGCATTAGTTAATTACAAAAAATCTTTAGAGTTTAATCCAGACAATGAAAACGCTAAAATCTTTATTCAAAAAATAGAAGCAATAACTGGCAAGTAAAGGAGCTACTTAACCAAAACACCTTTTGCTTCCATTAAAGGTACAGCCTGCAAAGCGTTTAAGTTAATCGTGTTTTTTCTAAAGGTATAGGTTTTATCAAACATTGCATTACCTTCAAAAAAGGTCACTTTAAACTGGTTATTTAAAGTAAACAAATCTTCCTGCATCAATTCGATCTTAGCATAACTCTTTTTAGGTAGTTTGTCTAGTTTTTTTCTAAAAATAGAAGTCATTTTATCATCAGAATACCCGCTAGTTACAATTAAAACCATTTCTAAATCAACGTCTTTATCGTTAATGATATAAGCGTTCCAATCTTGTGTTTTATAAAGGTCATTATACTCGTTAACAACAGCAATATAAACGTTTTCTACTTTAGGGATGTCAATGTCTTTTTTCATAAAAATATAATAAACTTGAACGAACAAGTCCTGCAAAAATATAGATTAGTACTAAGGATTATGTAACATTCGGTAAGTTTTTATTACATATATTAGCACTAAATTAATAACCAATGACCTTTTTTAGACCTTTTTTACTTTTATCCTTTTTATCAATAGCCCTTTTTTCTTGTGTAGATGATGCTTCAAAAGCCCACACAGCAGCAGCTGAGGAAGATATCCCTGACTGTAAAATAATGATTATTCTTGGTGATGACAGAAGTGGCTCATCACAAAGTATTCAAAAATTAGACAAAGCAGATTATGAAGCTGTAATAAATATTATTACCGAAAATGGTAATGGGTATTTTGCATCAACCATTATTGGGAATCCAGCGCCAAACTCTAAAGAGATTTTTAGATTAAAAGTAAGCGCCTTAAAACCTTATGAAGATATCTTAACGTCAGACAACCCAACACTAACGGAGCAAGCAAAACAAAAAAAGCATAACGAAAAGATTAAAGCCAAAAACGAAAAGATTAAAAAGAAAAATCAATCCCGTGTAAACACTTTTTTATCTAAAACGTTAACGTCTTCCATTTTAACTTACGAACCTTATAAAGGGAATGACATTACTAATATCGATTTAGCCTTTAACCACATTAATAAGCTTTTAAAAGAACCTAACATGGATGACTACGACAAGATAATCGTCGTATTATTTACAGATGGTGTTAATGAGCCTGTTAGATCTGGTAAAATTGAAGCGATTGAAAACACTTTAGAACTTACTGATAATGCAGAATTGTATTTAGTAGGTTGGAAAGACACTTCCGTATTTGGAGGTGCCGAGATTAATGAATTTGAGGGTAAAGAAGGCTTTTTTAGCTACCTTGAAGATTTTGAATGTTTATAATAAACCACACATAACCAATTATGATTGTTAACTGGAATCAACCATCTACAGACGAGTCTGAGAATTTATACACCATCTCTGACGAAGTCGCATCAAGAGCAAACTCTGCCTCAAAACGCGCAAGAGATACTTTTGAAATTTTAAAACCTGAAGAGAAAAAACTAAGCCAATGGGACAAAATAATGTCCAATGCTTATGTTGTGCCTTTCACTATTTCGTTTATTGTAATTTGTATTTTAGAATACTACTTTAGTCGCGAAATTTATCGTGACATCTTACCTCAAGCGCCTTGGGTTATTGGGATTGGAATTATTTTTATATCGATAGTTATTGCCGAGCTTTTAGTAGGAATGCTAAGTTCTCATACTAGAAACAGACGTTTTTTTGAGGATAAAAAGATAAGCGCAAATGCCTCTACACCAGATTCTGATATTGTTAGAGGCGTATACAAACATGCTAGAGGTCAATTTATCTTTGGTGTTGTTTTGTTTATTGCTATTGGAGGTGCCATCTTCTATTTTTCTAAAGAGCGTGTTGCCAGAGAAATTGCTGCTGGAATTAGAGAATCTGCTTTTGGAATTCAAGATATCTTACCCGTTTTATTTTATGTTTTAGAAGTATTAGCTGGACTGTTTGTCTTTTACTTATTCAAACGTTCTGTAGTGGCTTACAAAAACTATAGCAACAGAAAAAAATACAGTAAAGAGGTTGAAATTGCTAGATTACACACCAGCGAATCTTGTAAATATTTTGACAATGCTGAGAAAAAAGGATACAATACCTTTTTAGACGATGTGAGTAGTAACTTACATTTAGGCTTTTACAGAAACAAACATCAAAATACAAATCAGCAACATTTAAATTATGTTAATGAGCCTGAGATTGAAGAACAGTTTTTTAAAGCTAAGTTTTTAAATGTCAATGGACATCCGGCTCAAGTGACTATTGATGTCTTAACAGAATACAAGTTTAAAGAAAGTAAAACTAGCGATTCTAGTGGCTTAATAGAGTTGAGCATCCACGCTTACCCTCAGGACCAAATTAAGCAGTTTAGAATTACTTATTTTAATACCAACGACGAGAAAGTGATAGAAGATATTTCTGGAAATTACTCTCTAAACAATGAGGTGCCCTACGAGATTATTTTAAAATAGGTCACAACAAAATAAATCCAATAAAAAGCCCATTTGACTAGTCAAATGGGCTTTTACTATTTTAAGAATTTAGACTAATTAATAATTAAAGTGTAATCAATATCATCTACAGAAAGTATTGTATTAAACACATCCTTATCTTTTCCGCTAACTAATGCCTTCAGCTCTTTAATTTCCTGCCGATTAAACATTAGCACTAAATTATCTTGTAAGGTTGGAATTGGTATTTTACGTTTAACATTAGCACAAGCATATTTATGCTCCCAATAATCTGCTTCCACAAATAAGATATACGTTTTAAATTGCTCATATTCCTTAGGCGTAAATTCGAAATAAATATTATTAAATTCAAGATGAAATTGCTGACACCCTTTACAGAAATTTAATTCGCCTTTAGAGGTTTTAGATATTGATTTTATATTGTTGCACATAATGATATATTTAGAATCAATAACAGTCTTTTTTTATTTGATTATTGGCCTCAAAAAAGGACAATGGTTGCTGCAGTTTAGATGCTGTGATGTGTTGTAACACTCCTAGAACCTTATTTTGCATAGCTATAGAGCCACAAATAAATATAACACCGTTGTCTTTTAAAACCTGAGCTATTACGTCTTGGTTACTAGCAACGACATCCTGAACATAAATTTTATCTTGTTGCTCTTGCGATAATGCAAGATGAAAACTAGATAGCGTTTTGTGTTTTAAACTGTTATCAATATGGTTTTTATATAGTTGTAAAGACTGTTTTGTACGCCCGCCCCAAAACAAATGTTTGGTTATTGGATTAGACTGACTTATCATACCCAGAAAAGGACCGATTCCTGTTCCATTAGCAATTAAAACAGCACTTTTATTTGTTTTAGATTCAGGTAAATTAAAAGACGGATTACGTTTAATCACTGCTTTTACCTGATCTCCTTTTTGCAAAGCACTAAAATAATTAGAACAAATGCCGTGCTCGTGTTTTTTTACACTAATTATTATCTGATTGTTTATTTCTGCAATAGAATATAAGCGTTCCACACCATCTACTTTTGGAACCATTGATAATAAATCTCCGGAAGTAAATCTTACTTTTTTACTAGGTTTTAGTGTTACTAAAAAAGTGTTATCTATATTTAATACTGAGACATCCAACACTTTAAAAGTTTGTTCTTTTCTTGGTTTAGTAATCGTTTTAATAGTTGAAACATCTAAATTTAAACCAATCACAGATTGCCATTGCAACACCCAATCTTTAAAACGGTCTTCCGATTGATTATGGATTTTAAACAACTCTAAATTGGGTTGAAATTTTGAATCTAACTGTAAACTCGCATCTACGATTTGTGCGTACTTGCAATACTCCTTATATTGTAAAGATCCAAATCCAACCACCGCGTAATTAAGTATTTGCTCTTGCTGCACACTTTTTAAAAGTGACACAAACTGTTTTGCATTTATTGGCGCTTCTCCTTCTCCATAAGTAGAAGTAAACACCACTAATTGTTTGGCTTGCTTGTATGTTGAATAACTGTTTAAGTCTGCAATAAACACCGTTTGCCCATTAGCCAATAATGCTTTAAAAAAGGATGTTGCCAAACCATATGTACTGCCCGTTTCCGATCCCACAAGAATGATATACTCGGCTTTATCCTTAGTAAACTTGTTTTTTGGTAAGACCGTTTTTTTTCTTCTATCTATAGTCATTTTAAAACCTGAATAGATAAAAAATAGAATATTTAAACACGCAATTAACAATACTATAGACCACCAAATACTCCCTTTACCAGTATGTAATAGCAAACTTAAATCTGATAAAAAAGTAACCATTGGATAATCAATCTGACTTAACACTACACCAGAATACTGATGTACAATAA
This portion of the Olleya sp. Bg11-27 genome encodes:
- a CDS encoding serine hydrolase domain-containing protein encodes the protein MKFKAILLIIFISILSCKSNKEEKLDPFKKITKLVDTYANQTLEKNNINSLAFAIYKDGKLYKNYYGEIDKGANNRPDDNTLYEIASITKVFAGSLAAKAVLEKKINLNDDIRKHLKGDYANLEFEGTPITIKNLLTHTIGLKNKTPKRLKEVTDSVNNGYFKNKPFSYNINHLLEELKTVTVNKKPGTVYAYSSVGPELVAYILEQVYQKPYPVLLQDFLDQLGMKNTYLLGSDFDENRIVNSYKNGKLAPLDKNPLLGGAAGLISTLPDLITFMKFQLESDNPIVKESVKQLFEDNDDNLVGYLWEGLGVGEEEGFYYSKTGTSNGTQSGLLLCPDSDYGIILIMNSNSDAALNNWENLFFSTENELIKYPKLNSVAFFENTLLHDTNNGIKQLRQQLRDTTNYYTNNDNLNAIAYQLLNNKKTEDALKIFNLQLEMFPEHFNSYDSLGEFYFTTKDYTKALVNYKKSLEFNPDNENAKIFIQKIEAITGK
- a CDS encoding DUF6686 family protein, whose protein sequence is MCNNIKSISKTSKGELNFCKGCQQFHLEFNNIYFEFTPKEYEQFKTYILFVEADYWEHKYACANVKRKIPIPTLQDNLVLMFNRQEIKELKALVSGKDKDVFNTILSVDDIDYTLIIN
- a CDS encoding winged helix-turn-helix transcriptional regulator — its product is MKTIKNDTTSYTPTECKTFILPVRDVIDIIGGKWRLPIIIALSFKNHRFKELERQIEGITPRMLSKELKDLEINGLVNRTVFNTTPVAVEYSLTEYGKSLDKVIETIREWGITHREKIKNS
- a CDS encoding FMN-dependent NADH-azoreductase codes for the protein MTKTLVVSYTPRENSNTKKLVDYFIENNKSKTEITELNLAKNTPDLLLEDRLNLYVKRNFGGVTLTDQEQLLLANNDTMVAQVLESDFIVIASPIFNMSVPATVKAWIDVVIQAGVTFTQTEMGPKGLCENKQALVLMTSGSDFNIEPLKSMNFATPLLNACFGLMGIPSKNITAFGLQQYADKVDSLLEQSKNEINALSDDWF
- a CDS encoding PepSY domain-containing protein translates to MTISIWRYSHLTLAIASFVFVFLATITGIVLAFQPISEQIQSYKIEGLEQLVLKQTVATFKTQYPEIITIEVDANQFVSASVITKAGQSLNGYFNPKTAAFLGEKPEISNFFKFTTNLHRSLFLKGMGRFFVGLGSFLLFLIAFSGFILIIKRQSGITRFFAKIIKEDFSQYWHVVLGRLSLIPIIIITLTGVYLSLLKFDVITENKPSHSVDFNTTAFAEKQPGSHLFSTVMLDEVVALEFPFSEDEEDYFTLKLKEKELIVHQYSGVVLSQIDYPMVTFLSDLSLLLHTGKGSIWWSIVLLIACLNILFFIYSGFKMTIDRRKKTVLPKNKFTKDKAEYIILVGSETGSTYGLATSFFKALLANGQTVFIADLNSYSTYKQAKQLVVFTSTYGEGEAPINAKQFVSLLKSVQQEQILNYAVVGFGSLQYKEYCKYAQIVDASLQLDSKFQPNLELFKIHNQSEDRFKDWVLQWQSVIGLNLDVSTIKTITKPRKEQTFKVLDVSVLNIDNTFLVTLKPSKKVRFTSGDLLSMVPKVDGVERLYSIAEINNQIIISVKKHEHGICSNYFSALQKGDQVKAVIKRNPSFNLPESKTNKSAVLIANGTGIGPFLGMISQSNPITKHLFWGGRTKQSLQLYKNHIDNSLKHKTLSSFHLALSQEQQDKIYVQDVVASNQDVIAQVLKDNGVIFICGSIAMQNKVLGVLQHITASKLQQPLSFFEANNQIKKDCY
- a CDS encoding nicotinic acid mononucleotide adenyltransferase; its protein translation is MKTIKLLTGFALIATLFTSCYTEVVVDDYNGYNDPILININQVLNSNELWYVAVEETIGYGESPFLQIAFTVSFRNGTLYANNNLVGIGSQGNGYGIPIGYYNAYDNILDVDHDIDGNDSFDVYQIDNNTIELYNPFTDTSYFLHGYQRSNFDYDFVFYDNIQYFLQEYEGWEKTYTSNFGALNEFDNENYLQFLSGGNDNTFRSSQDANGINPNNLYWDYTGLYGVGNVSGNMYLKTLVLDYDYFDNEQFELSILNDQRIELYHPSSGTVYEFTGRGYIEYLRVGTETNKSKASGLKKRVQHTEKKDNARDNSRT
- a CDS encoding NAD(P)H-dependent glycerol-3-phosphate dehydrogenase — its product is MSQQLKYAVFGSGSWATAIVKMLCENLDEVGWYMRSVYTKEHLLKEQHNPSYLSSVEFHLEQLKLSNDINEMAEYADVLIFVVPSAFIHSELQKLTVDITNKTVVSAVKGILPETGMLLGEYFHDSYKIPFENIAVIAGPCHAEEVALERLSYLTISCADQKKAQAIADVLSSDYIKTKTSDDVIGTEYAVMLKNIYAIAAGIAHGLGYGDNFQSVLMSNAIREMKRFIKKMHKMKRNINNSAYLGDLLVTGYSTFSRNRLFGNMIGKGYTVKSAQMEMSMVAEGYYATKSAHLLNEKNKKKTRLPIVDAVYAVLYEGKDAKKVFQKLTDKLD
- the lysM gene encoding peptidoglycan-binding protein LysM — encoded protein: MGLFSFIKNAGAKVFGLGQTDKEEVAEAAAAEVKIEALAARKLEETARDLDLVVEGLTIFIDADAATISGEAADQATKEKVVLLVGNSDGIATVDDKMTVAVAAVVIPEAQFHAVINGDTLGKIAKKYYGNAMKYPEIFEANKPLLTDPDKIYVGQVLRIPALD